One Chroicocephalus ridibundus chromosome 22, bChrRid1.1, whole genome shotgun sequence DNA window includes the following coding sequences:
- the GNA11 gene encoding guanine nucleotide-binding protein subunit alpha-11, with protein MTLESMMACCLSDEVKESKRINAEIEKQLRRDKRDARRELKLLLLGTGESGKSTFIKQMRIIHGSGYSEEDKKGFTKLVYQNIFTAMQSMIRAMETLKILYKYEQNKANAVLIREVDVEKVMTFEQPYVSAIKTLWNDPGIQECYDRRREYQLSDSAKYYLSDVDRIATPGYLPTQQDVLRVRVPTTGIIEYPFDLENIIFRMVDVGGQRSERRKWIHCFENVTSIMFLVALSEYDQVLVESDNENRMEESKALFRTIITYPWFQNSSVILFLNKKDLLEDKILYSHLVDYFPEFDGPQRDAQAAREFILKMFVDLNPDSDKIIYSHFTCATDTENIRFVFAAVKDTILQLNLKEYNLV; from the exons ATGACTCTGGAGTCCATGATGGCCTGTTGCCTGAGCGACGAGGTGAAGGAGTCGAAGCGCATCAACGCCGAGATCGAGAAGCAGCTGCGGAGGGACAAGCGCGACGCCCGCCGcgagctgaagctgctgctgctgg GCACTGGGGAGAGTGGAAAAAGCACGTTCATTAAGCAAATGCGTATAATTCATGGCTCAGGCTACTCTGAAGAGGATAAAAAAGGCTTCACCAAGCTGGTGTACCAAAACATCTTCACTGCCATGCAGTCTATGATCAGGGCCATGGAAACCCTGAAGATTCTGTACAAATATGAACAGAACAAG GCCAATGCAGTGCTGATCCGGGAAGTGGATGTAGAAAAGGTCATGACGTTTGAGCAGCCATATGTAAGTGCAATTAAAACATTGTGGAACGACCCTGGAATACAAGAGTGTTATGACAGGAGAAGAGAATATCAGCTTTCTGACTCAGCTAAATA CTATCTTAGCGACGTGGATCGTATCGCTACCCCAGGATATCTACCAACTCAGCAAGATGTGCTACGGGTTAGAGTTCCTACAACCGGTATCATAGAGTACCCCTTTGACCTAGAGAATATTATCTTCAG AATGGTGGATGTTGGAGGTCAAAGATCAGAACGAAGGAAGTGGATCCATTGCTTTGAAAATGTGACTTCCATCATGTTTTTAGTAGCACTTAGTGAATATGACCAAGTTCTGGTGGAATCTGATAACGAG aaCCGGATGGAAGAGAGTAAAGCTCTCTTTCGAACCATTATCACTTATCCATGGTTCCAAAACTCTTCTGTTATCCTGTTTCTCAACAAGAAAGATCTGTTGGAAGACAAGATCCTATATTCCCACCTTGTTGACTATTTCCCAGAGTTTGATG GCCCACAGAGGGATGCACAGGCAGCCCGTGAGTTCATTCTCAAGATGTTTGTGGATTTAAATCCAGACAGCGATAAAATCATCTATTCTCACTTCACATGTgccacagacacagaaaacatcCGTTTCGTCTTTGCCGCTGTCAAGGACACCATCCTACAGCTCAACCTGAAGGAGTACAACCTGGTTTGA